A genomic segment from Chitinophaga niabensis encodes:
- a CDS encoding BT_3928 family protein, protein MKPILILFRILVGVLFIFSGLIKANDPLGLSYKMDEFFEVLNLHFLVPFSLAFSLMMNAFEIIAGIAVLLGYRMRIFSFLLLLLIIFFTFLTGFALFSGLIRECGCFGDCIKLTAEQSFWKDIILLVMIVVIFIYRNRIQPLLAKKPMAAVMILAVLFPVILQWYTLSHLPIVDCLPYKTGNNIVEKMKPPPGSRPDVYKTVLIYEKDGKQQEFSEENYPWQDSTWKYVDRKDKLIVKGNAMPEIKDFILTDYDNNNQNNAVLKENLPVYLFMVLDVNKAGEGWDKKIQALQQQFKEGKLVIFGITSSNKAAVEAFKAKHGLDFQFLQMDGVAIKTAVRANPGLILLDKATIKGKWHYNDIP, encoded by the coding sequence ATGAAACCAATCCTGATCCTATTTCGCATCCTGGTAGGCGTACTGTTCATCTTTTCCGGACTTATTAAAGCGAACGACCCGCTGGGTCTCAGCTATAAGATGGATGAGTTCTTCGAAGTACTCAACCTGCACTTCCTTGTACCTTTTTCCCTGGCTTTTTCCCTGATGATGAACGCTTTTGAGATCATCGCAGGTATTGCGGTATTACTGGGATACCGCATGCGCATCTTCTCTTTCCTTTTATTATTACTGATCATATTCTTCACCTTCCTCACAGGTTTTGCTTTATTCAGCGGCCTGATCAGGGAATGCGGCTGTTTCGGGGACTGTATCAAACTAACGGCAGAGCAATCTTTCTGGAAGGACATCATCCTGCTGGTGATGATCGTGGTGATCTTTATTTACCGCAACCGGATACAACCGCTGCTGGCCAAAAAGCCGATGGCTGCCGTGATGATCCTGGCCGTATTATTCCCTGTCATCCTTCAATGGTATACCTTATCGCATTTACCCATCGTGGATTGCCTTCCTTATAAAACAGGTAATAACATTGTGGAGAAAATGAAACCGCCTCCGGGTTCCAGGCCGGATGTTTACAAAACAGTGCTGATCTACGAAAAAGATGGTAAACAGCAGGAGTTCTCCGAGGAGAATTACCCCTGGCAGGATTCCACCTGGAAGTATGTGGACCGTAAGGACAAGTTGATCGTAAAGGGCAATGCCATGCCTGAAATAAAGGATTTCATCCTTACGGACTATGATAATAATAACCAGAACAATGCCGTGTTGAAAGAAAACCTTCCCGTATACCTTTTCATGGTGCTGGATGTAAATAAAGCCGGCGAAGGATGGGATAAAAAGATCCAGGCCCTGCAGCAACAGTTCAAAGAAGGCAAGCTGGTGATCTTTGGTATCACCAGTTCCAACAAAGCGGCGGTAGAAGCATTCAAGGCAAAACACGGCCTGGATTTCCAGTTCCTGCAAATGGATGGCGTGGCTATCAAAACCGCTGTGAGGGCCAACCCGGGTCTGATACTGCTGGACAAGGCCACCATTAAGGGTAAATGGCATTACAACGATATTCCATAA
- a CDS encoding ABC transporter permease translates to MLRYFLRKIGYGILVLLGVVIVVFLLFNVLPADPARLTLGQRADVTSLENVRKELHLDKPKAVQFFYYLNDLSPIGIHSREELKTSLNGFALFGVGGEKALVLKTPYLRRSYQGKKDVWEILTEALPGTLVLALAAMIFATIAGIALGILSAVKQNTWMDTSAVFASVIGISAPSFFTGIVLAYLFGFVLSDYTGLHMTGSLFDIDPFEGRILNLRHLILPAITLGIRPLAIIVQLTRSAMLDVLGQDYIRTAYAKGLSRPVILYKHALRNALNPVITAITGWFAELLAGAFFVEYIFGWKGIGKVTVDALEKFDFPVVMGAVLFTAGIFVLINLLADVLYSIVDPRISLSN, encoded by the coding sequence ATGCTGCGATATTTCCTGCGTAAGATCGGCTACGGTATCCTCGTTCTCCTGGGCGTGGTGATCGTGGTATTCCTGCTCTTCAATGTACTCCCGGCAGATCCTGCCAGGCTTACATTGGGGCAGCGGGCCGATGTTACTTCCCTGGAAAATGTGCGGAAAGAACTACACCTGGATAAACCCAAAGCAGTGCAGTTCTTTTATTACCTCAACGATCTTTCCCCCATTGGCATCCATTCCCGGGAGGAATTAAAGACATCGCTGAACGGGTTTGCTTTGTTTGGCGTAGGAGGGGAGAAGGCCCTTGTACTCAAAACCCCTTATCTCCGGAGAAGCTACCAGGGTAAAAAAGACGTTTGGGAGATCCTTACAGAAGCATTGCCGGGTACACTGGTACTGGCTTTGGCAGCTATGATCTTTGCCACTATAGCGGGGATTGCACTGGGCATCCTTTCTGCGGTAAAGCAAAACACCTGGATGGATACCAGCGCGGTGTTTGCCAGTGTGATCGGTATTTCCGCCCCTTCCTTTTTTACAGGGATCGTGCTGGCTTACCTGTTTGGTTTTGTACTGAGTGATTACACCGGTTTACATATGACCGGGAGTTTATTTGATATCGACCCCTTTGAAGGCAGGATCCTCAACCTGCGCCACCTTATATTACCTGCCATTACTTTAGGCATCAGGCCCCTGGCCATTATTGTACAATTAACACGCAGCGCCATGCTGGATGTGCTGGGGCAGGATTATATCCGCACTGCTTACGCAAAAGGATTGAGCCGCCCGGTGATCCTTTACAAACATGCTTTAAGGAATGCCCTGAACCCCGTGATCACTGCTATCACCGGATGGTTCGCGGAATTACTGGCAGGGGCTTTCTTCGTAGAGTACATCTTTGGCTGGAAGGGTATCGGGAAAGTAACCGTGGACGCCCTGGAAAAATTCGACTTCCCCGTAGTAATGGGAGCTGTATTGTTCACGGCAGGTATCTTTGTACTGATCAACCTGCTGGCCGATGTATTATATAGTATCGTAGATCCCCGGATAAGCCTAAGTAATTGA